CACCGAGATGAGGATTCGTTTCAGCGTTGGCTTCTGATAATTCGATATCATGACGATTCTCCTTTTTATGAAATGTTTTTTGGGCAGGATTCCCATGGAGCAGGGCGCCGTTTTCTCCCGGATTCCCAGCTCCAGCAGATGGATCAGCAGATGCCCGTACCGCTCCCGTTCCTCCGGCCGGATGCGCGACATCACCATCGCGTCGCAGGAAACCTCACAGTCCTGCCGCAGCCGGTAAAAAGCGTACCAGACCAGCGGGTTGAACCAGTAAAGTGCTTTGAGGATGACGGTCAGCCAGACAACAGGGATGTCTTTTCTCTTCCAATGGGCCAGCTCGTGCAGCAGGACATATTTCAATTCCTCGTCGGAGATCTGCCCGATCAGATATTCCGGGATCAAAAGCTTCGGATGGACCACACCGTAAAGGGCAGGGGAGCTTACCGCTTTCGTGTACAGCATCGGGATGTCGGAACGAACCCGGAGGGCCGACTTTGCCTCACGGCAGATATCCTGGATCCGGGCGTCCGAAACGGGGAGGCCGTCTTTTGCCTTTCCCATAAAACGCAGATTCAGGACGAGCGCATAGGTGAGGGAAGACAGGACGCCGCCCAGCCATACCACGGCCAGGCCGGATTCGGCGGGGGAGTAGGGGGCCGTGCCCGTGCGGTGCGCTTCTTTGCCGCTGTCTGCGGCAGGAACGGAGGGCTTTTGACCCGCTGCTTTCGCCGGGGAGACTGTTCCGCCCGGGATATTCGGGCTTCCTTGGGAAGGAAAGAGTTCCCCGCTCTGCACGAGCCGGTTCAGCGGCGTCAGCAGATTCAGCGCGCTCGCGGGGCTTTGCACCGAATACGGGATCAGAAGCCGAAGGATCAGCAGAATCCAGATCCAGTATTGAAACGCGGCGCCTGCTCTGCGGTAAAAAAGTTTTTTTGCGAGCAGGATCAGCAGGATCAGCACGCAGCTCGGCAGGACCGCCGACAGCACCCATCGGGAAACAGACATCAATACGGTCATTCAGGCTCCTTCTTTCCATCGGGGCTTTTCCGGTCGAGGATATCCTTCAGCTGGTCGATTTCCCGTTCGGTCAGGTTTTCTTCTTCCAGGATGTTTGCAAGCATCAAGCTCAGGGATCCGTTATAGACTTTTTTCAGGAAGGCTTTTCGCTCCACTCGCTGACATTCGCACTGTGTCACAAGCGGCGTACATAAATTAGGGGAAACCGCTTTGTCGATGCGGATCAGGTTTTTCTTTGCGAGGCGGCTGAGGAGCGTATAGATCGTGTTGTCTTTCCAGTCTGTGACGGATTTTACCTGTTTGACGATTTCATTGGTCGGGATGGCGTCGTTTTTCCAGACAGCCTCCATCACCCGCCATTCCGCCTCTGTGATTTTGGGTTTTCCGGTTTCATGATTCACGATATCACCTTTTCTACAATTGTAGTGGATACCGCTATACTACGTCTGTAGAATCAATAAGTCAACAGTTGTTGCAACTCTGTAACGAGTTCTGACAGGATTGTCACCACAGGTTTGTTCTTCTGCCGCTGCAAT
This window of the Ruminococcaceae bacterium BL-6 genome carries:
- a CDS encoding putative Regulatory protein BlaR1 (Evidence 3 : Putative function from multiple computational evidences), which encodes MTVLMSVSRWVLSAVLPSCVLILLILLAKKLFYRRAGAAFQYWIWILLILRLLIPYSVQSPASALNLLTPLNRLVQSGELFPSQGSPNIPGGTVSPAKAAGQKPSVPAADSGKEAHRTGTAPYSPAESGLAVVWLGGVLSSLTYALVLNLRFMGKAKDGLPVSDARIQDICREAKSALRVRSDIPMLYTKAVSSPALYGVVHPKLLIPEYLIGQISDEELKYVLLHELAHWKRKDIPVVWLTVILKALYWFNPLVWYAFYRLRQDCEVSCDAMVMSRIRPEERERYGHLLIHLLELGIREKTAPCSMGILPKKHFIKRRIVMISNYQKPTLKRILISVMLAVVIGATGMTGAQASASAPAATPVLPRQPSVGLAATAKEAAVDWADSFTYREGPFRFALLSDELKQKEYQDYKEANWTLGGSSPWVTGYTVTAYTEKGKTDTGTQFKIDYTFTDSTRAKYLGSDLITVKQSGTAWQVVRHEPLDPLGYPELTEAKESYTDWEQPPARKMSIANTAQDTANLWAEALKERNGSYRLAVLGYDLLTAEGDTYQKNNWVIGVSSPWVTSYTASPVSQSKDSARYKIDYRLTDSTGKSYKSTETITLKDLGHYGYGYWKVTGHDQYAGMPAVTADQ
- a CDS encoding Beta-lactamase repressor BlaI is translated as MNHETGKPKITEAEWRVMEAVWKNDAIPTNEIVKQVKSVTDWKDNTIYTLLSRLAKKNLIRIDKAVSPNLCTPLVTQCECQRVERKAFLKKVYNGSLSLMLANILEEENLTEREIDQLKDILDRKSPDGKKEPE